A genomic window from Pocillopora verrucosa isolate sample1 chromosome 7, ASM3666991v2, whole genome shotgun sequence includes:
- the LOC131792142 gene encoding protein arginine methyltransferase NDUFAF7, mitochondrial isoform X1, producing MAARLLLRMCTSSLLPARGCKYRCNGLKSSAIRPGNASLQEHLINRIKATGPLTVAAFMQEVLTNPLSGYYMTSDVFGQAGDFITSPEISQVFGELVGVWFVNQWILSGKKKVNFVELGPGRGTLASDILRVFGKFPELHSKLSLHLVEVSPALSEIQEKNLTGNHKNDQEKQCVVTDDRSTDREGGSELCYKKCVTQNGTPVSWYRAIQDISYTGNCFFIAHEFFDALPVHQFQKTDQGWREVLVDVSPEKESSQLRFVLAPAPTLASQTLVPQGTSVNQIEVCPQGGVIVEHMSEAIADHGGCALIVDYGEEGSRRHTLRSFKKHELHDVLEDPGNADVTANVDFAYLRKATHGKVQTFGPVTQSSFLQQMGIDMRMEVLLQNASSSQAEQLQSGYKLLTSSSEMGEKFKFFSLVQHGLPEPAAFR from the exons ATGGCCGCCCGTTTGTTATTGAGGATGTGTACCTCCTCATTACTTCCAG CTCGTGGGTGTAAGTATAGATGTAATGGACTTAAGTCCTCCGCCATACGCCCTGGGAATGCCAGTTTGCAAGAACATCTTATTAACAGAATCAAG GCTACAGGACCACTGACAGTTGCTGCCTTCATGCAAGAAGTTTTAACTAATCCACTTTCG GGTTATTATATGACCAGTGATGTATTTGGTCAAGCTGGAGATTTTATTACTTCACCAGAAATCAGCCAGGTCTTTGGAGAG CTTGTAGGTGTGTGGTTTGTAAACCAGTGGATATTGtcaggaaagaaaaaagtaaattttgttgAGCTGGGACCTGGCAGAGGCACTCTAGCTTCAGATATATTGAGG GTATTTGGCAAGTTTCCAGAACTCCATAGCAAACTTAGTTTGCATCTGGTGGAAGTCAGTCCAGCCTTGAGTGAAATTCAAGAAAAGAATCTCACTGGTAATCACAAAAATGACCAAGAAAAACAGTGCGTTGTAACAGATGACAGATCTACAGACAGGGAG gGTGGATCAGAGTTGTGTTATAAAAAGTGTGTCACACAGAATGGTACCCCAGTGTCATGGTACAGAGCAATTCAAGACATCTCTTATACAGGAAACTGTTTTTTCATTGCTCATGAGTTCTTTGATGCCCTTCCAGTCCATCAGTTTCAG aaaacaGATCAGGGCTGGAGAGAAGTTCTTGTGGATGTTTCACCAGAAAAAGA GTCCTCACAGCTGAGGTTTGTCTTAGCACCTGCTCCTACCTTAGCCTCACAGACTTTAGTACCTCAAGGCACCTCTGTGAACCAAATTGAGGTGTGCCCCCAGGGTGGTGTCATTGTGGAACACATGAGTGAGGCCATAGCTGACCATGGTGGGTGTGCATTAATTGTGGATTATGGAGAGGAAGGTAGCAGAAGGCACACACTGAGG TCCTTCAAGAAGCATGAATTGCATGATGTTTTAGAAGATCCTGGAAATGCAGATGTCACTGCTAATGTTGACTTCGCGTACCTTAGAAAGGCTACCCATGGGAAAG TTCAAACATTTGGGCCGGTCACGCAAAGTTCCTTTCTTCAACAAATGGGAATTGATATGAGAATGGAA gTCCTTCTGCAAAATGCCAGCTCTTCACAAGCTGAGCAGCTTCAAAGCGGTTACAAACTACTAACAAGCTCGTCAGAGATGGGAGAAAAATTTAAGTTCTTTAGCCTTGTTCAACATGGACTCCCAGAACCAGCTGCTTTCAGATGA
- the LOC131792142 gene encoding protein arginine methyltransferase NDUFAF7, mitochondrial isoform X2, with translation MQEVLTNPLSGYYMTSDVFGQAGDFITSPEISQVFGELVGVWFVNQWILSGKKKVNFVELGPGRGTLASDILRVFGKFPELHSKLSLHLVEVSPALSEIQEKNLTGNHKNDQEKQCVVTDDRSTDREGGSELCYKKCVTQNGTPVSWYRAIQDISYTGNCFFIAHEFFDALPVHQFQKTDQGWREVLVDVSPEKESSQLRFVLAPAPTLASQTLVPQGTSVNQIEVCPQGGVIVEHMSEAIADHGGCALIVDYGEEGSRRHTLRSFKKHELHDVLEDPGNADVTANVDFAYLRKATHGKVQTFGPVTQSSFLQQMGIDMRMEVLLQNASSSQAEQLQSGYKLLTSSSEMGEKFKFFSLVQHGLPEPAAFR, from the exons ATGCAAGAAGTTTTAACTAATCCACTTTCG GGTTATTATATGACCAGTGATGTATTTGGTCAAGCTGGAGATTTTATTACTTCACCAGAAATCAGCCAGGTCTTTGGAGAG CTTGTAGGTGTGTGGTTTGTAAACCAGTGGATATTGtcaggaaagaaaaaagtaaattttgttgAGCTGGGACCTGGCAGAGGCACTCTAGCTTCAGATATATTGAGG GTATTTGGCAAGTTTCCAGAACTCCATAGCAAACTTAGTTTGCATCTGGTGGAAGTCAGTCCAGCCTTGAGTGAAATTCAAGAAAAGAATCTCACTGGTAATCACAAAAATGACCAAGAAAAACAGTGCGTTGTAACAGATGACAGATCTACAGACAGGGAG gGTGGATCAGAGTTGTGTTATAAAAAGTGTGTCACACAGAATGGTACCCCAGTGTCATGGTACAGAGCAATTCAAGACATCTCTTATACAGGAAACTGTTTTTTCATTGCTCATGAGTTCTTTGATGCCCTTCCAGTCCATCAGTTTCAG aaaacaGATCAGGGCTGGAGAGAAGTTCTTGTGGATGTTTCACCAGAAAAAGA GTCCTCACAGCTGAGGTTTGTCTTAGCACCTGCTCCTACCTTAGCCTCACAGACTTTAGTACCTCAAGGCACCTCTGTGAACCAAATTGAGGTGTGCCCCCAGGGTGGTGTCATTGTGGAACACATGAGTGAGGCCATAGCTGACCATGGTGGGTGTGCATTAATTGTGGATTATGGAGAGGAAGGTAGCAGAAGGCACACACTGAGG TCCTTCAAGAAGCATGAATTGCATGATGTTTTAGAAGATCCTGGAAATGCAGATGTCACTGCTAATGTTGACTTCGCGTACCTTAGAAAGGCTACCCATGGGAAAG TTCAAACATTTGGGCCGGTCACGCAAAGTTCCTTTCTTCAACAAATGGGAATTGATATGAGAATGGAA gTCCTTCTGCAAAATGCCAGCTCTTCACAAGCTGAGCAGCTTCAAAGCGGTTACAAACTACTAACAAGCTCGTCAGAGATGGGAGAAAAATTTAAGTTCTTTAGCCTTGTTCAACATGGACTCCCAGAACCAGCTGCTTTCAGATGA